TAAAGGAGAACTACAAATACATAAATGTGATGCAATGTTGAGAGATATGGAACTATTAAGCATCACATAGCATATACTTCTCATCATTAAATAAGTTTGTTGTGATTACACTCCAGACTTTTAACTTTCTATGTAGAATGAATAGTGATGAATGCTGGTTGGAATGGATTGTTAGCCATGTTTGGCCACAAATCCCTAGCTAACATGCTATCTTCGTTCAATGCAATGGTAAAGACATTGACATTAAGAGGCAGCTTGTGATCCTCGAAAACACGTCTTTATGTTTTCTAGCGAAGACACAAAAACTCGACCTTTTTTACACGGCAAAATGGTGGACACGTGCCTCATCATTTTCCATCCTTGGTTATGAAAATCGAAGGCTAGTAAGTGACATCGGTCATGCGCTATCTTTTTGATAAGTTCATAATGTTGCACAACACACTTGCCCAACTGATCTTACTAACCAACCATAAACAATGAAGCACTGATATGCCTACTTCACTGTAAACTATAGCTCTCTAAAATCTGTGGTCTCTATAAATGTACATGTTAGACAAGTCTATAACATGTTGGTATATAGATAGTTAGATACATTAAACTAAATAGGAACACTGATAGCCAAATACACTAAAATTACGAGGGCATTAGCATATGATTTGAATTGTTGGAAGCTCAAAATCTTCAATTCATCAGTTACAACCATACACATGATCCTTTTCATAACCAACAAGATGAATAGGAACAAAAAACTGATTGGTTAAAATGCAATGTTTCTATGTTCTTAAGGTATACACCCTCTTCGAGCTTCAGAATCAATCAATCCTCAAGCAAACAAACAGCAACacaattccaaaaatattattattaatctAGTATTAGCGTACCAGAAATCAAACTCATTCCAACGACACAGTAGCACCTAAATCCTTAAGCTTCGCCATAATCGCTTCCGCTTCATCTTTCGTAATCCCTTTCTTCACAACAATCGGCACTTTCTCCACCAAATCTTTCGCCTCTTTCAACCCCAAATCCGTAAACCCTCTCACCTCTTTAATAATCTTAATCTTCGTCGCCGCGTCATACTTCTCTAACTTCACATCAAATATCACCTTCTCCGCCGCCTTCGTTTCCGCCGCCGCTCCACTGCCACCGCCGCCGGCACCGCCCACCGAACCCAGACCAGCTACAGATGGGCCGTAGTTGTTGAACCCCATTTTGTAGCGCATGAGGATTGCATAGTCGTTTCTTTCGAGTTTTGTGAGGCTGAGAATCTCGTCGGCGATCCTTTCTAGcttttgggtttgggtttgggattggGATTCGGTGAGGGTGCAGAAGGTGTGTGGAGAGTGGGAAAGGGTGCGGAGTATAGGGATGGATTTGGGGGTGATTCTTGACAGCATTTTTGGGTGGTAGTGAACAGTGGGGCGGTTTAGGGTTGTAGATCTTGAGAAGATGAAGGTTATGGTGTAAGTGGTTAATGGACCTTGTGTTTTTTTTAATGGCAGTTTGAGACCCTGTTCTTTGAGTTGAGATGCAGGTTTGGGTGTAAGGTTTAGTAATTTGCCCCAAGTTTATTTGATAACTACAAGTTTAAATAATGTTACGAGAAAATTGCGCTTTTCGACTCCTTCATGTTTTAAAGATTCTGCAGCGGTTGTCTTTTAACTTTGAAATTTACAGTGGTTGTCATTTACATTTGCATATGATTACAAGTGGTATCACTTTGACCTAACCCAATTCAATTTTAGAGTTAGGTTTAATCATGATTGCACATGATCAAGCCTAACTCTAAAATTTAAATTGGTTAGGTCAAAATGACACCATCTGTAATTATTTGCTAACGTAAAGAACAATTACTGTAATTTTTAAAGTTAAAAGACAGCGCTTGtagaaattttaaaacataaaggacgaaaagtgcaattttCTCTAAAGTTACTGAAAAAGTGCAGTTTTGAGTAGTATGACTGACAATAATGTTTGTACGAGATATCTGAAAGTTCTACAAAACTTAAACTAGTGAACGAGTTGAGCCGTTCGTGAATGTCTCAAATGACCAAAGCTTGAATCGAGTTGGGTTTAAATGAGCTCAGATTTTAAATGAAGCTAGTTTTATAAACAAATCAAGCCAAAGTTAAAAATTTATTCTAAGGGTTAATTCAAGCCTTAGAATATAGCTTGAAATGAGTCAAGATTGAGCTCGAGTTTTCTTAAGTTAAACCAATCAATCCCGAGCTTAAGCGAGCTCAAACTCAACTCGACTTGTTTATGCTCCTAGCATTTACAAGGAATGTGATGGTTACTCTTGGCCATTGATGTGAGTATATCTAGTAATCTTTAAGAAAAGCTAAACCGGGTGTGTTTCAATATATCATATGGTAGAGGATGGCGTAATAGAAGGTGGTTTTGATGATGACGCCGGTGTTCTAGATAGATATCCTTTGAATAATTTAGAGTAAGACTGTCTCTAATGCAAGAAGAAAATGGCCGCCTATTTCAGATGTGGCAAaggaggtgtgtgtgtgtggggggagagagagagagggagggagagagagagagagagagagagaagaagacgtgagagagagagaggctgTAGAGGCAACCCTTGCATAAAGGCGCGTGTGTGGGATTGTTGTaagagggagaggagagagaagAGGAGGGAAAGGATGGTTTAGGCAAAGGGACGTGGCATTGGGCAGGAAAGCTAGGAAGGACAGTGGTGGACTGGTGACGTTGGAGATAATCTAAGTTATATAAATGGTTTATATGGTTTGTTAAAAAGCTAAAATAGTCATTTTAATCaaatataacatatttttaatagAAATTAACGTAAAATCCTTAATATCTTAGAaattaaaaacaacaaatctcAAATACGAAGGTTTTACTTTTAACACACAATGAACTATTTTTTGTAATTGCAAGTAAAACTATAAATTCATTACATAAAATTTCTTACGCTAGTTGTAAGTAAAACTATAAATTCATTACATAAAATTTCTTACGCTAAAAAACGCACTTACGCACTTGTAAACGGAATCTTCAATATGGAGGCCCATTGGGAGAGTTGACAATTTTAAAGGAACCAAAAGTAGGCCCATGGTTGTTTTTTAAGTTCATGGAATGATAGTGGACTTGGGCTACTAAAATGATTGTTACAAATTTATACCTGGGCTATTTAAAGCatctatttttatatttatttgactAGGTTAGAAGTATGTGAATCATGAAAATTTATTTAGTTTAGAAAGAAGATTTATAAATTATACAATCtgatatattaaaataaaatatgattAAAATTTCACATAAGTTATTAATCAATAATTTAATATACTCGAAGTAAAATAGCTCACACAAATAACTATATTTAATATAGTGAAGTGATGTTTTATTACCATAAATGTGAAATAAGAGAAACAGAAAAATAAAATTTGCACTTATGGAGTTGTGATACATTGCGAAACCTTTTTTATTTAGTACAAGAGAAAAATGTCtggatagtctctgtggtttcgccttttttcacctatagtccccaagtttctaaaattacctgaatagtccctaacttttcattttttgttcccggatagtccctgggtctaactccagtttgttttctctgttaagtgggtgtgaaattaccaatttacccttaatgtaaaaacaaaacaaattaattaACTCTTCCCTCCACCTCCAAACCTTCAACCCTACAGAACCTGCAATCAACTCTTCCCTCCACCTTCAAACCTGCAATCCTAACTCCACCAATAATGGCGTTTTTCGATCTCAACATCCCCTACACCGATTCACCAAACCAAACCCCTACTAACAACAAATCCAAAATTGAAAAGGGATAAACCTCTGCAAATTTCTTTGGAAACATCAACAAATCAAATTCCAAATCCGtttcaatcaaaatcgaaatttGCGATTAGATTAATAGAGGAAACAAAGAAATGACACACCAAAACAGGTATATATGTCCGGCACTAGCCATTCCTCAAGAGAAGCCATAATATTTGAAGAGTGGTCAACCCAAAGACAGGAACTGCCTCTGAATCGAATATACATATAGATTTATACATACGCAATAAATCCACCTATCACCTATTCTTCTTGTAGTAATTAATCATCCAGAAACTGCCTGTGATTCAAACGCACACTCTTATCTTCTTCGCTACCACCTACAACCGGAGACTGAACTTAAACCCGTTCACAACGATGGCATCTGTGATTTTGAGGAACACCACCGTATCTTCATCGCTAATCACTGTCAACGACCACCCTCCACCCTCCACCTTCCACCATCATCAAGCTTCAAACCCGAAACAAAACCACAAAAATTTCCATGATCCTGTTTATCCAAAACCAACCAAATCAAAACACCAGTGACATCATAACAAGCAACGAATCAACCATACAACACAACCAGTGACACCGGTTGTTCTGGTGACATTCCGATCTACCTTTTTCGAAAAACGATCAGAGCAGCCGCCGCAGACGGCTGTGTTGCTGCTGGATCTCCCTCTCTTTGTCTTCGATCTCCGCCGCTCACTCTCTCATTCGAACAGTCTCTCTCTATAATCAGAGGTGTGTGTGAACTGGTACATAAATGTGATGAAGATTGCGGGGTGGTGATGATGGCAGAAGTGGTGGTTGTGGCAGGGGTAGTtgtgacgatggtggtggtggtcggtggtgatGGCTgcggtggaggtgatggtggtaCCAGGGAGAAAGAGTAGGGAGATAGAGAAAGGGAAAACTGTGATGGTGATTTGGTCATCGGTCGGAGAGAAGAAAAGGGGAAAGGGAAAGGGGTGGAGGTGGGTAaaaggttaggttttttttattaattattaaggGTACTTTTGTAATTTCACAcacacttaacagagaaaacaaactgaagttagacccagggactatccgggaacaaaaaatgaaaagttggggactattaaggtaattttagaaacttggggactataggtgaaaaaaggcgaacccacagggactatccgggcatttttctcttagtacaattttgttaaacataaatgatCATGTACAAATTGCAAAATCAACCATATCTAAGAGAACCCCACAAACAACCGAGCTATTGATAGGGTCTAGGAAGAGGATGTAGTCAAAACTTATCTTTTTCCAAACGAATAATAGGCTGCTTGCTTTCGATGAGACCTCCAGCTTCAAAATAAGACAAAATTAAACATACATAACACGACTCTAAGACGCTATACAACTCAACAACATATTTTATAAAGAATACCTTAATTCATGTTTTAAATGAAGTTTGCCACAAAATTTTCAACTAATCGACATcaaaatagaaaaagaaaaatattaCCATTTGCTAAACAAGATTAAATCAACAAATCAAACCCTTAACTTCATCTCATAATCCCATGCACGTGCCACCTACTCCCCTTCCCCTTTTCATTTTTCTTCTAAAAGTCACAATCACAACAATCATACAGGCTTCCATGCACTAGCCCACACCACCGGTGTCTCCTTCCTCATCAAGAAAATTCCGGCACTCATTTCCGGCTGCAACACCGACCACCCTTCCTTATACCTCCTCAACAACGCCCTCACATCATCACACCCTTCTTCACTAATCACAACCCCATCAAACCCACTTCCCCTCATCCTCCTCCACCACCTCTCCGCCGTCTCCCGCCTTTCTACCGAACATTCCGGCCGCCGTCCCACTACATCCATCACCGCCCGACCCGCCTCCCGCTCCAACATCAACCTCTCGTTACTCGTTTTCGGAAAACTTTCGTCCAAAGCCTCAAAATAAACCCTAAACCATCTCAAACACTCTTCAAACCCTTTCAAAAATTTAACTCCGTCAGGTCCTACATCCATGTCAGCTTCTTCTTCAACGATTGTTAAAACTTTAGGGTTTATGTTCCGAAACATGGATAATAAATAATCCCTACGGTCGTAACTAACTGACCGTAACGTGCCATTGAAGTTTATAGCAATACACTCATCGGTTTTAGTATCGAGTTGGTTTAAATTAAAATATGATAGATCACCCGAATGGTGAACTACGTGGAACTTAAACGGGACGCCCATTAATCTTGCGAATTTCTCCATCCGGTTTCCGATTTCTTGCATAACTGTTTCTGTTCCGTTGTTGCTTCCAGTGGTGGTTACGACGGTTAAACGGAGGTGAGGTGTGTCGTCTGTGCGGGTGGCGATGGCTTCTAGCAAAGTTGGCCATTGGGTGCAGTATGTGTTGCTGAAATCAACTATGTGTAGTTTTGTCTCTCCGTTGAATGCATCCATGATGGCTGAGTTGGACGCCACGTGGCCGAAAGTCGTCCACGGGCTGACTTCTTGAAACTTGAGAAGCAAGTTTCTAGTGGACTCAAAAGTGCATGTTTTCGCCGAAGCTGATGAGAGAGTCCGGTAGGTTGAGTTACCGGACTCTGTCATGCGAGCGAAAAGCGCTTGAAGAAAATAAAATGAAAGTTTTGAGTCTATGTCTCCGTATGGAGAGCTTAGCTCGTTGAGCATCCACATCAGTTGCTGGAGCCGCGAGCTGTTGTTGTCAGCTAGTGCACGCGCTGCTTCAGATAACAGCTCGTGACTCCAGCAGTTGGGAGACAGGGAGTTTGAGAACTCCCTGACCACGTTTTGCGAAAACGCGTGAGATTTCGATGGTTGGGGAGGGGAAGTAGAAATTAAGTGGTGGtggaaattattattattattattattattattattattattattattattattatcatgtGGTGGAAATTGGTTAGGTGAGTAGTAGGGATGTAtagatgaagaagaagagagatTGTCTTCTTCCATGAAGAAGCATTGttgtggtggttggtggtggtggtgggtggtgtgATGTTCGGTGGAGGATCTAGAACTACTGCCGGAAGTTGTTATGGTGGAGTTGAATGATTGATGATGGCATTGATTAAGGGTGAACATAGTATCCATGATACAAGGAAAGATGTGTTGTCATACGAGGTACTAATGTATGGTTTTGTAGGTGGAGTGAGATTGGGTTGTAGGTTTTTAAGTGAACATTTTCTGAAAGGGTGTTTATGTTGTTTGGGTAATTAAGCAGAGGAAGTGGAACTTTGAAGGGTGTGTTTGTGCTTTTGGGGTAAACGAGGGGGGAAATCGAAAAAAAGAAACTTTATGGTATATTCATATCAGTAAGATCAATTTGTATTTAAATAgactcttatatata
Above is a window of Helianthus annuus cultivar XRQ/B chromosome 14, HanXRQr2.0-SUNRISE, whole genome shotgun sequence DNA encoding:
- the LOC110909328 gene encoding 50S ribosomal protein L7/L12 — encoded protein: MLSRITPKSIPILRTLSHSPHTFCTLTESQSQTQTQKLERIADEILSLTKLERNDYAILMRYKMGFNNYGPSVAGLGSVGGAGGGGSGAAAETKAAEKVIFDVKLEKYDAATKIKIIKEVRGFTDLGLKEAKDLVEKVPIVVKKGITKDEAEAIMAKLKDLGATVSLE
- the LOC110909327 gene encoding protein SHORT-ROOT, whose product is MDTMFTLNQCHHQSFNSTITTSGSSSRSSTEHHTTHHHHQPPQQCFFMEEDNLSSSSSIHPYYSPNQFPPHDNNNNNNNNNNNNNNNNFHHHLISTSPPQPSKSHAFSQNVVREFSNSLSPNCWSHELLSEAARALADNNSSRLQQLMWMLNELSSPYGDIDSKLSFYFLQALFARMTESGNSTYRTLSSASAKTCTFESTRNLLLKFQEVSPWTTFGHVASNSAIMDAFNGETKLHIVDFSNTYCTQWPTLLEAIATRTDDTPHLRLTVVTTTGSNNGTETVMQEIGNRMEKFARLMGVPFKFHVVHHSGDLSYFNLNQLDTKTDECIAINFNGTLRSVSYDRRDYLLSMFRNINPKVLTIVEEEADMDVGPDGVKFLKGFEECLRWFRVYFEALDESFPKTSNERLMLEREAGRAVMDVVGRRPECSVERRETAERWWRRMRGSGFDGVVISEEGCDDVRALLRRYKEGWSVLQPEMSAGIFLMRKETPVVWASAWKPV